ACGGGTCGCGATCCGACACTCGCAGTACGTGCGCACTCCGGCGGACCTCGGACAAACGGTGGTCGATCCGCGCGGCGGGGCGTCCCTGCGGTTGCGGGACGTGGCAAAGGTCCAGTACGGCTCCCCGTCGGCCATCGGCGACGCGGTCATCAATGACGAGCCGGGCATTCTGCTCATTGTGGAGAAGCAGCCCGAAGCGAACACGCTCGAGCTGACGCGCCGGGTCGAGGCCGCCATCGAAGGCCTGCGGCCGGGGTTGAAGGGCGTGGACGTCGACACGACCATTTTCCGCCCGGCCACGTTCATCGAGCGGGCCATCGACAACTTGTCGCACGCCCTCGTCATCGGGTGCGCGCTGGTCGCGGTGATCCTCGTGGTGTTCCTCTTCGACTGGCGCACCGCGGTCATCAGTTTGACCGCGATCCCGCTGTCCCTGGTCGCCGCACTCATGGTGTTCGCGTACAGCGGCGCGACGATCAACACGATGGTGCTGGCCGGGTTGGTGATCGCGCTGGGCGAGGTTGTGGACGACGCGATTATTGACGTCGAGAACATCGCGCGCCGGTTGCGCCTGGCAACACCGGAGGCCGCACGATCCCCGTTCCGCATCGTGCTCGCGGCCTCGCTTGAAGTGCGCTCCGCGGTGGTCTACGCGAGCCTGATTGTGGTGCTCGTGTTCCTGCCGGTCTTCTTCCTGGACGGGCTGGCCGGGGCGTTCTTCCGGCCGCTCGCACTGGCCTATGTCGTAGCCATCGCCGCGTCGCTGTTCGTCGCGCTCACCGTCACGCCCGCGATGTCGTACCTGCTGCTCGCGGGCCGCGCTCACACCGCGGAACGCGACCCGCCGCTCACGCGCGTTCTGAAGCGCGGGTACCGGCTCTTATTGCCGGCATTCGTGGCGCGGCCGTGGCAGTGCCTCGCGGCGCTGGTCCTCGCGTTCGCCGTTACCGGGGCCGCGGCTACGCGGCTCGGTCAGGAGTTCCTGCCGAACTTCCAGGAAACCGACTTCCTGATGCACTTCGTGGAGAAGCCCGGCACCTCCGTGGAGGCGATGAACCGCGTGACGACAGCCGCGAGCAAGGAGCTGCGCGCGCTCGAAAACGAGAAGGGGCAGAAGCTCGTTCGCAACTTCGGCTCGCACATCGGGCGCGCGGAGGTCGCGGACGAACCGGTCGGGCCGAACTTCACCGAGCTGTGGATCAGCATCCCGGAAGACGCGGACTACGAACCGACGGTGAAGAAGATCGCGGACGTGGTGTACGCCTACCCCGGACTGTACCGCGACCTCCTGACCTACCTGCGCGAGCGCATCAAGGAAGTCCTCACCGGCGCGAGCGGGAGCGTCGTCGTGCGGCTCTACGGCCCCGACACGGCAGTGCTGCGCGCGAAGGCGAAAGACGTGGAATCCGCGATGAAGGACGTGCCCGGGGTCACGAACCTGAAGGTCGAACCGCAAGTGCTGGTCGCCCAAATCGACGTCCAGTTGCGCCCCGAAGACCTCCGCAAGTTCGGTCTGACGCCGGGCCACGTGCGCCGCGCGTCGACCGTACTCCTGAAGGGCCAGAAAGTGGGCGAGGTGTTCGACGGGCAGAAGAAATTCGACGTGGTGGTGTGGGGCGCAAACAACCTCCGTTCTGACCTGGGCGCCGTTCAGGAGCTGCCGATCGACGTGCAGAACGGCACCCAGGTGCGCCTGAAGGACGTGGCCGACGTGCGCATCGTGTCCGCACCGAACGAGGTGCGGCGCGAGAACACGAGTCGGCGCCTGGACGTGACGTGCAACGTGTCCGGCCGCGACCTCGGGTCGGTCGCGCGCGAGGTCGAGGAGAAGGTGAAGCAGATCCCGTTCGAGCGCGAGTACCACCCGGAGTTCCTGGGCGAGTACCAAGCGCGCCAGGAATCGACGCGGAAGCTGTACGCGCTCTCGGCGCTCGCACTGGCGGGGATCGTACTGCTGTTGTTCGTGGACTTCGGCGCGTGGCGGCCGACGCTGCTCGTCGCGCTCACGATCCCGTTCGCACTCGTTGGCGGGGTGTTCGCCGTGACAATCACAACGGGCGTCGTGTCACTGGGTTCGATGGTGGGCTTCGTCACGGTGCTGGGGATCGCGGCGCGAAACGGGATCATGCTGGTGAGTCACTTCCGGCACCTCGAAACCGAGGAAGGTGTGCCGTTCGGCGTGGGCCTCGTTCTGCGCGGCGCGGAGGAGCGCCTCGCGCCCATCCTGATGACAGCGCTCGCAACGGGCCTGGCCCTTCTCCCGCTCGCGATTACGGGCAACAAGCCGGGCCAGGAGATCGAGTACCCGCTCGCGGTGGTCATCCTCGGCGGGCTCGTCACCTCGACCCTCTTGAACCTGTTCCTGCTCCCGCCCCTGTACGCCCTCTTCGGCCGCCCCGCTTCTACGGTCGAAGGAGAGTAATTCCGATTCGATCATTATCGATTACTTCTTCCGACGACAATTCTGGCGAGATCGGACAGCGTAGCTACGTCCGCTTAGCCAACGCAGTCTCCACCTTCGCCTGTAGGAAGGGCGGAGTGAAGTGGCTCACCGAACAACAAAAGCCGCATGGGAACGGACTCGCGATGAGCATCGGGAATCCGTTGCTCACCGCAAGTCACAGTGGCGCGCCCCGGCGCGAACCGCCTGGATGTTCAGAAGTGTTTTTGACAGGATTAGCAGGATCGACAGGATAAAAATCAAACACGAGTCGTCTTCTGAATCCTGTTAAAAGCACTCCTTCGCAACACTCAAATCCGCGCTCCACAGCCGGGCGCTAAATCGCCGCCCCAGGTGCGCGGTATCAAGCTCGAATTACCGGGGCGGGCAGAGCACTGAGTGCGGAATTGACGGCCGATTTGGGCTCGCTCCGAATGAGCCGGAGCGCCTTGTTCAGCGCCTCGAACAGATCGGCCGGGGGGAACGGCTTCGACAGAAACACGGAGTGCGCGATCGGCTCGACGCGCTCGGACTCCGCCGCGTACCCGGACATCACGACCACCGCGATGTCCGGGCGCAGCGCGCGAACCCGCGCGGCCAGTTCGCGCCCGTCGATGCCGGGCATCGTCACGTCGGTCACGATGGCGTCGAAATGGGTGCCCCGGCTCGCGAGTTCCAGCGCGACCTCACCGTTCTCGGCCTCGGTGACCTGGTGCCCCTGTGTCTGGAGGGCGAGCCGCGCGAACTGCCGAACGGCGTCCTGGTCCTCGACGAGGAGCACCGAGACGGCCCGCCCCCCGCGCCGCTCCGCCAGCGAGCGCGGGGCCGGCGTGCGCGCGAGCACCGAGGCGCTCCCCTCCCACCACGGCAGGTCCACCCGGAACGTGGTCCCGGCCCCCGGTGCGGACTCGACCTTGATCCGCCCCCCGGCCTGCTCGACGATCCCGAACACCGTCGCCAGCCCCAGCCCGGTCCCCTTGTCCGGCCCCTTGGTGGTGAAGAACGGCTCGAAGATCTGGCCCTTCACCTCGTCCGTCATGCCGGTCCCGGTGTCGGCGACCGTGAGTTGCGCGAACCGCGGCGCGCCGGGGGGGGCGCGCTCGGGCACCACCGTGCCGACGGTCACCGTACCGCCCCCGGGCATGGCGTCGCGCGCGTTCACCGCCAGGTTCAGGATCACTTGTTCCAGGTGGCTGCGGTCGGTCCGAACCGTCACCGGCACGGGCGCGAGCACGGTTTCGACCGAGACGCGCTCCCCCAGTAACCGGCGCAGCAACCCGGACAGCGCGGTCACGACCTCGTTCAGGTCGAGCACCTCGACCCGGACCGGCTGGCGCCGGCTGAACATGAGGAGCTGGCGCACCAGGGCCGTTGCGCGATCGGCGGCCAGCAGGAGGTCGTCGAACAGTGCAGAGTCCCCGGCGTCTTCGGTCGGGGACCGGAGCAGTTCCGCGTTCCCGCGAATGATGGTGAGCAGGTTGTTGAAGTCGTGTGCGACCCCGCCGGCCAAGCGCCCCACGGCTTCCATCTTCTGCGACTGCCGGAGCTGCTCTTCCAAGCGCTTCCGGTCGGTGATGTCCTGGTACACGCCGAGCACCCCGACCACCTGGCCGCGTGCGTCCCGCAGCGGCACCTTGCTGGTCAGGAGCGTGGCCCGGGTTCCGTCGGGGCGCGTTTGGAACTCTTCGAGGTTGAGAATCGGGTGCCCGCTCTCCATCACCTGCTGGTCGCAGTCCCGATAGAACTCGGCCTCCGAAGCGACGCTCGTGATGTCGAAATCGCTGCGGCCCAGCATGTGCTCGGGAGCGGCGATCCCGTGGTCGCGCGCGACCTGATCGTTGCACCCGATGTAGGTCAGTTCGCGGTTCTTCCAGAACACCCCGCAGGGGATGTGGGTGATGACGGTGCGGAGCATGTCCTCGCGCTCGCGCAGGGCCTGCTCCGCGCGGCGCCTCCGGGTGACGTCCCGAATGATCGCCAGGTGCAACCGGCGCCCCGCGGTCTCGATCACGGTGTACCGGACCTCGACCGCGATCGCCCCGCCGTCCCGCCGCCGGTACGTGCTCTCCGACGTACTCGTCTCCCCCGGCCCCAGGTCCGCGGCCGGCGTCATGCCGAGGTCGCCCAGGGTCAGCGCGGTCAGGTGCTCGCGGGCGTAGTCGAGGCTGTGGCACGCCTGACGGTTCGCGTCCACGATTTTCCCGCTCCGGTCGAGCACGAGGATCGCATCGGCGGCCTGCTCGAACAGCCCGCGGAACCGCGCCTCGCTCTCGCGCAGGGCCTGCTCCGCGCGCCGGCGCTCCGTGGTTTCTCGGATCACGGCCACCGAGTGCGTGTGCCGCCCGGCCGCGTCCGACACGGGGACGATCTGCCACTCGGCCCATACCCGGGTGCCGTCCTTTCGGCGCCCCGGCAACTCGACGCGGACCGGTTCGGTGCTCCGAACGGCTTCGCGGATCGCCGCCAGCCCGTCCGCCTCGTCCGCCAGGACGCTCGGGCTGAGCCCCACCGCCTCGTCGCTCGAGTACCCGGTGAGGCGCTCGAAGGCCGCGTTCGAGTACACGACCTGCACCCCGTCGAGGTCGTCGGTGGTCGCGATGACCACGCCGTCCCCGCACGCCCCGAGCGCCACGTCCAACAACTGCGGGTCCGTACCCGCTTCGAGGGGCGGAGGGGGCGGCGCGTGCCGCCACATCCGCGCCACCGCGAACCACGCGAGCGCGGCGCCGAACCCGCACGCGCCCGCCACGGCTCCCGCACCGATCAGCGGCGCGAGCGCGTGCCCCGCGGCCCCCAGCCCGACCGCACCGAGCAGCGCGGCAAGCGCGCGGGGGGGCACGGGCCGCCGGTGTTGAAGCGCAACGAAACGCACGCCGCTCAGTGCCGCGAGCGCGAGGAGCCCGTCCGCGAATGCAGTAATCGTGGTGAGTGGCGGAAGGGCGCTGGGCATCGCGGAGAACTCGTGAGCGCGGCGGGCGTGGCGCGTTCCCGAACGTGGTGGTGCGGGCGAGCACGCGGAGTCAAGAATGACATTATTCTTAGCTCACGCCCCGGTTCCGCGCCGATCCGTGCGCAACGAAAAACGACCGTTAGTGGTTCCCGCGTCCCGGGTCTCCGCGTCGGACAAAAAATGTCTTCGGGGGCGGCGCGATTTCTGTGGCCGAGCGCGACGGATCGCTTCGCGCGACGGGGCGATTCTGTACCCAGACATTACTTTGGAGAATTCTTACGATCTTGCTCACATCTCCAAGAGGACGGATCTATCCTCATTTCGTGTGATTGCCGCTGCTTCGTTCGCCGCTCCCGCGAACGGTTCGCCCATCAGCGAGAACTCGATGCCCCCGCCCCGTCTCCGCGCGTTTGAACAACTCGAAGACCGCTCGCTCCCCAGTTCGTTCGGCGTCCCCTGGGCCGACCCCGGACACATGACGCTCAGCTTCGTGCCCGATGGCACATCAGCGCCTACGGGACCGAGCAGCCTGTTCGGAACCATGTCCGCGAGCGGCTCTACTGCCGCTTGGGAGCGCGAGATCCTTCGCGCGTTCCAGACGTGGGCGGTGAACGCGAACATCAACATCGGGCTCGTCGCCGACGGCGGACAGGCGCTCGGCGCGGTCGGCGCGGTCCAGGGCGACACCCGGTTCGGTGACGTCCGCATCGCCGCGGGGCCGATCTCGGCCAGTGAAGCGGCCGCCGCGTCCCCGTTCAGTTGGACCGGGACGACCTTCGCGGGCGACGTCACGTTCAGTAAGTCGTCCCCGTACCGGATCGGCAACGTCGCAAACACCTATGACGTGTTCTCGGTCGCCCTGCACGAAGCCGGACACGTCTTCGGACTGGATCACTCGGCCGTGTCCGGTTCGGCCGTGAGCGGGATCTATGCTTACCGAACCGGGCTGTCTGCGGGCGACGTTGCCAACCTTCAAGCGCTGTACGGTGCCCGGTTGCCCGACGAGTTCGACCTCGCGGGTCCGAACGACACGCGCGCGACCGCGAGCACCATGCCGAAGGACGCGACCGTCGGGGCCTACGTCGCCAACGGCGATCTGACCACGACCGGCGACGTGGACGGTTACAAGTTTAAGGCCGGGGCCTCGACCACCATAACGCTCCAGGCGAAGGGGCTCAGTCTCCTTCAGGCCCGGGTGAGCGTGTACGACTCGACCGGCAAGCTCGTGGCCAGCGCGACCGCCCAGGACGCGCTCAATAACGACGTGACCCTCGATCTCGCGCTCACCGACGGTGCCGTGTACTTCATCAAGGTCGAGAGCGCGACGTCCGACGTGTTCGGGGTCGGCAGTTACAAATTGACCGCCGACCCCAACAAGCGAGCTGCCAAACCGCTCCGGACCGCGCCGGTTCTGGACGCCCACTCGAACGACACCCGCGCGTCGGCTCTGAACCTCACGACGGCCCGGCGCGTCGCGATCGTGGGCACGGGCCAGTTCGACGTCGAGTACCGCGGATCGATCGAGGACGCGACCGATACCGACTTTTACCGGGTCCACTCGCCGGCGACGGCGAACGGGACCGCGACCCTGAACGTCGTGGCGTGGTCCACCGACGGGGCGCTGAACCCGCGCGTGCGGGTGTTCGACGCGCGGGGGAGCGCGGTGGCGTTCCAGGTGCTCGCGAACAGCGCGGGTGTCATGAGCGTGGCGATCCCGAACGCGCCCGCGGACGTAGACTTCATCATTCAGATATCCGCCCGAACTCCGGGCGGCGCGAACAACACCGGGGGCTACTACTTCGGGGCCGATTTCAACCAGTCCGTGACCGCGGCCGCTCAAGAAATCGGTGGCGGTACACTCAGTTCGTCCGCACCCACGGGCACGGCGCAATTCACCGTAACCGACGGTGGGATCTACCAGTTCGCGCTATTTTCCGAGGCCCTCGCGGCGGGCGCCGGCGGGACGACCCTGACCGTGACCGATGCGACCGGGAAAGCGGTCTTCGTCCTCGACGCCGTGTCCGGACAGCCCGCGGTCACAGTGGCACAGTACCTCGCGGCCGGCGTTTACACGTTCAAGTACACGTACCACACGGTGGGTGGGCAATCCGCGGCCCCGATCCGCTACCACCTCGCGCTGCTGAAATTGACCGAGGGGGTCGGGACGTATGCCCCGCCACTGACCTCCCCTCTTCCACCGCCCGCGTACTCTCCGACCGTCTACACCGCGCCATCGCTGCCGGTCCCGATGGGTCTGTGGTACTTCTTCTAACGTGTGGTGAGCCGGGGCGGTATTCGCCGCCCTCGGTGGCTCCGAACTTTGCCACGTGACGGTCCTCAGCACCCGCGAGGAGCGCGTCCCGTCCGTTTTCCAATCGAGCACTTCGGACTCGCCCCGAGAGAACCGCGATGCCCCCCTCCCCTTCTGCCGTTCCGACCACCGGCATTCTCAACCGTGCGGCTCACGAACCGGTCGTTCGCGCCGGTGGCGACCTGCTCGCCAGCGCGGAGAGCCTGTCGGAGTGGGTCAAGACCGAAGCGCGGTTCCCCAAACCCGGGGACGAGTACCTCGGCTTCCACATCGAGCGGGAGCTGGGCCGCGGGGCGTTCGGGCGGGTGTACCTGGCGCGCCAGGGCGACCTGGCCGGGCGCGCGGTCGCTCTCAAGGTGGCGTGCGACGTCGGGGGCGAGTCGCAGACGCTGGCCCAGATGCAGCACACGAACATCGTCCCGGTGTACTCGTTCCACCGCGACGGGCCGCTCCAGGCCGTGTGCATGCCGTACTACGGCCGCACGACTCTGGCCGACGTCGTCGGCAGCCTCCGCGACCGAGCCAGCCTACCGAGTTCCGGGCGTGAGTTGCGGAGTACGATCGCCCAGTGCGGCGACCACACCGTGCCGTCGGCCGGGTCCGCCCCATCGGGTGTAGACCCGGGACTGACGCCGGGGGTACTCCCCACATTACCTGAACGGCCCGTGCTCTCGGCCGACGCGCACGACGGGTGGGCACGACTCGAGGGGCTCTCGTTCGTTGAGGCGGTACTCTGTCTCGCCCAGCAACTGGCCGATGGTCTCGCTCACGCCCACAACCGTGGGATCTTGCACCGCGACCTGAAGCCCGCGAACGTGCTACTCACGGACGAGGGGCGCCCGATGCTCCTCGACTTCAACCTCGCCGAAGACACGAAAGCCCGCGACGGGGCCGAGCGCGCCGCGGTCGGCGGCACCCTGCCCTACATGGCCCCCGAGCAGATGCGGGCGTTCCGCGACAAGAGCGGCGCGCTCGACGGCCGGTGCGACATTTACGCGCTCGGCGTCGTCCTGTTCGAGTTGCTCACGGGCCGGCACCCGTTCCCGTCCCGGCGCAGCCTCGGGCGCCCCCCGATATCGGCCCTGCTCGCCGACCGGGAGCAGCCACCGCCCGCGGCGAGGGCGTTCAACCGCTCCATATCCCCGGCCGTCGATGCGATCGTGCGGAAGTGTCTGGCGCCCGACGCGGTGGACCGCTACCAGCGCGCGGAACACCTCAGCGAAGACATCGACCGGCACCTGAACAACCGCCCGCTGCGATTCGCGCCGAACCCGTCCGTGCGGGAACGGGTACGAAAATGGGCGCGGCGGAACCCGCGGCTCGCGTCATCGGGTACCGTCGGCGCCCTCGCCACCGTGCTCCTTGTGAGCCTCGGGGCGAGTTTCGCGTACTCGTGGGACCGGAGCCGCGACGATCGCGCCCGTGCGGTCTTCGCGGACCACCGGGCCGAGTTCGCGGACGCGCAGCTCTTCCTCGACGACCGGAACCAGTCCCGCCCCCGACTAGACGAAGCGGACACCAAACTCCGGGCGGTTCTCGCGCGCTACGACGTGCCAGACGACGCAGAGGCATGGGCGGCAAGCGATAAAGTGGGCCGCCTACCGGATGCGGACCGCACGCGACTGCGGGGAGACGTCGGAGAAACGTTTTATCTGATGGCTCAAGTCGCGTATCTACGGGCGATGGGGTCGGACAACCCACCCGCGCGGTCCGAGAACCTGGATCGGGCCGCGAAGTGGAATGAGGTGGCCGCACGATTCGCGGGCGACCGGCTCCCGCACGCGGTCCGCGAACAACGCGCCGCGATCACCGATCTGCGCGGCAACCGCGCCGAGGCCGAAACACTCCGCGCCGACACGGGCACGGCCCCGCCGGACTCCGCCCGCGACCTCTACTTGTTAGGGGCGGTACTCACGCAGCAGGGCCGGCACCGTGAAGCACTACCGCACCTGCGAAAATCGACCCACCTCGACCCGAAGAACTTCTCCGCGTGGTTCGTTCGCGGAACGGTTCATCTGGCGCTGGACCACGACGCCGACGCGGTCGCGTGCTTTACGGCGTGTCTCGCATTGCGCGACGATTTCGCCCCGGCGTGGCGGAACCGGGGGCTGGCTCTGGCGCGGAGCCGCGCGTTCAAAGACGCCCGCGACGACTTCACGCGCGCCATCGCGCTCGATCCGGTCCCGGCCGAGGTGTACGTTCAGCGGGCCGTGATTCACGAAGTGGAAGGCAATCTCGAAGAGGCCGAAGCCGATCTCTCGCGCGCCCTGGAAGCGGGCGGGGCGCCGGTACACATTCGGCTTCTTCGCGCATCCGTTCGCCAGCGCCGGAACAACCTCCCGGGAGCCCAGACGGACCGCGAAGAGGGACTGCGCCTCACGCCGGCCGATGAAGCGAGCTGGGTCGCGCGCGGCACGGAGCGCCTCGCCGGTGACGCCAAAGGAGCACTCGCGGACGCCGAGGAAGCGCTGAAAATCAACCCGT
The Gemmata palustris DNA segment above includes these coding regions:
- a CDS encoding matrixin family metalloprotease gives rise to the protein MPPPRLRAFEQLEDRSLPSSFGVPWADPGHMTLSFVPDGTSAPTGPSSLFGTMSASGSTAAWEREILRAFQTWAVNANINIGLVADGGQALGAVGAVQGDTRFGDVRIAAGPISASEAAAASPFSWTGTTFAGDVTFSKSSPYRIGNVANTYDVFSVALHEAGHVFGLDHSAVSGSAVSGIYAYRTGLSAGDVANLQALYGARLPDEFDLAGPNDTRATASTMPKDATVGAYVANGDLTTTGDVDGYKFKAGASTTITLQAKGLSLLQARVSVYDSTGKLVASATAQDALNNDVTLDLALTDGAVYFIKVESATSDVFGVGSYKLTADPNKRAAKPLRTAPVLDAHSNDTRASALNLTTARRVAIVGTGQFDVEYRGSIEDATDTDFYRVHSPATANGTATLNVVAWSTDGALNPRVRVFDARGSAVAFQVLANSAGVMSVAIPNAPADVDFIIQISARTPGGANNTGGYYFGADFNQSVTAAAQEIGGGTLSSSAPTGTAQFTVTDGGIYQFALFSEALAAGAGGTTLTVTDATGKAVFVLDAVSGQPAVTVAQYLAAGVYTFKYTYHTVGGQSAAPIRYHLALLKLTEGVGTYAPPLTSPLPPPAYSPTVYTAPSLPVPMGLWYFF
- a CDS encoding serine/threonine-protein kinase produces the protein MPPSPSAVPTTGILNRAAHEPVVRAGGDLLASAESLSEWVKTEARFPKPGDEYLGFHIERELGRGAFGRVYLARQGDLAGRAVALKVACDVGGESQTLAQMQHTNIVPVYSFHRDGPLQAVCMPYYGRTTLADVVGSLRDRASLPSSGRELRSTIAQCGDHTVPSAGSAPSGVDPGLTPGVLPTLPERPVLSADAHDGWARLEGLSFVEAVLCLAQQLADGLAHAHNRGILHRDLKPANVLLTDEGRPMLLDFNLAEDTKARDGAERAAVGGTLPYMAPEQMRAFRDKSGALDGRCDIYALGVVLFELLTGRHPFPSRRSLGRPPISALLADREQPPPAARAFNRSISPAVDAIVRKCLAPDAVDRYQRAEHLSEDIDRHLNNRPLRFAPNPSVRERVRKWARRNPRLASSGTVGALATVLLVSLGASFAYSWDRSRDDRARAVFADHRAEFADAQLFLDDRNQSRPRLDEADTKLRAVLARYDVPDDAEAWAASDKVGRLPDADRTRLRGDVGETFYLMAQVAYLRAMGSDNPPARSENLDRAAKWNEVAARFAGDRLPHAVREQRAAITDLRGNRAEAETLRADTGTAPPDSARDLYLLGAVLTQQGRHREALPHLRKSTHLDPKNFSAWFVRGTVHLALDHDADAVACFTACLALRDDFAPAWRNRGLALARSRAFKDARDDFTRAIALDPVPAEVYVQRAVIHEVEGNLEEAEADLSRALEAGGAPVHIRLLRASVRQRRNNLPGAQTDREEGLRLTPADEASWVARGTERLAGDAKGALADAEEALKINPFSMTALQLKAHILGERLNKPDDALAVLNRAVELHPDHVPTRAGRGVELARRGKRADALKDAHEALLRDTRPANLYQVGCIYALTAKSHPEDKKEALHLLWSALKTGFGLDMVDTDADLDPLRKDPEFTKMVAAARARLAAAKHD
- a CDS encoding efflux RND transporter permease subunit — encoded protein: MLTALISNSIRLRAVVLALCAVLLVVGSRSVQRAPLDVFPEFAPPLVEIQTEAPGLSTNEVESLVTMPIENALNGVPHVKTVRSKSVLGLSQVVLVLEDGADVMRVRQIVQERVTAVTRLLPTVALPPVILQPLSTTSRVMKIGILSAKGANLSQRDLTEVVMWTIRPKLMSVPGVANVAVWGQRDKQFQVIVHPDELRVNNVTLDMVTLAARDAVALEGGGFVDTPNQRVAIRHSQYVRTPADLGQTVVDPRGGASLRLRDVAKVQYGSPSAIGDAVINDEPGILLIVEKQPEANTLELTRRVEAAIEGLRPGLKGVDVDTTIFRPATFIERAIDNLSHALVIGCALVAVILVVFLFDWRTAVISLTAIPLSLVAALMVFAYSGATINTMVLAGLVIALGEVVDDAIIDVENIARRLRLATPEAARSPFRIVLAASLEVRSAVVYASLIVVLVFLPVFFLDGLAGAFFRPLALAYVVAIAASLFVALTVTPAMSYLLLAGRAHTAERDPPLTRVLKRGYRLLLPAFVARPWQCLAALVLAFAVTGAAATRLGQEFLPNFQETDFLMHFVEKPGTSVEAMNRVTTAASKELRALENEKGQKLVRNFGSHIGRAEVADEPVGPNFTELWISIPEDADYEPTVKKIADVVYAYPGLYRDLLTYLRERIKEVLTGASGSVVVRLYGPDTAVLRAKAKDVESAMKDVPGVTNLKVEPQVLVAQIDVQLRPEDLRKFGLTPGHVRRASTVLLKGQKVGEVFDGQKKFDVVVWGANNLRSDLGAVQELPIDVQNGTQVRLKDVADVRIVSAPNEVRRENTSRRLDVTCNVSGRDLGSVAREVEEKVKQIPFEREYHPEFLGEYQARQESTRKLYALSALALAGIVLLLFVDFGAWRPTLLVALTIPFALVGGVFAVTITTGVVSLGSMVGFVTVLGIAARNGIMLVSHFRHLETEEGVPFGVGLVLRGAEERLAPILMTALATGLALLPLAITGNKPGQEIEYPLAVVILGGLVTSTLLNLFLLPPLYALFGRPASTVEGE
- a CDS encoding PAS domain-containing hybrid sensor histidine kinase/response regulator, translated to MPSALPPLTTITAFADGLLALAALSGVRFVALQHRRPVPPRALAALLGAVGLGAAGHALAPLIGAGAVAGACGFGAALAWFAVARMWRHAPPPPPLEAGTDPQLLDVALGACGDGVVIATTDDLDGVQVVYSNAAFERLTGYSSDEAVGLSPSVLADEADGLAAIREAVRSTEPVRVELPGRRKDGTRVWAEWQIVPVSDAAGRHTHSVAVIRETTERRRAEQALRESEARFRGLFEQAADAILVLDRSGKIVDANRQACHSLDYAREHLTALTLGDLGMTPAADLGPGETSTSESTYRRRDGGAIAVEVRYTVIETAGRRLHLAIIRDVTRRRRAEQALREREDMLRTVITHIPCGVFWKNRELTYIGCNDQVARDHGIAAPEHMLGRSDFDITSVASEAEFYRDCDQQVMESGHPILNLEEFQTRPDGTRATLLTSKVPLRDARGQVVGVLGVYQDITDRKRLEEQLRQSQKMEAVGRLAGGVAHDFNNLLTIIRGNAELLRSPTEDAGDSALFDDLLLAADRATALVRQLLMFSRRQPVRVEVLDLNEVVTALSGLLRRLLGERVSVETVLAPVPVTVRTDRSHLEQVILNLAVNARDAMPGGGTVTVGTVVPERAPPGAPRFAQLTVADTGTGMTDEVKGQIFEPFFTTKGPDKGTGLGLATVFGIVEQAGGRIKVESAPGAGTTFRVDLPWWEGSASVLARTPAPRSLAERRGGRAVSVLLVEDQDAVRQFARLALQTQGHQVTEAENGEVALELASRGTHFDAIVTDVTMPGIDGRELAARVRALRPDIAVVVMSGYAAESERVEPIAHSVFLSKPFPPADLFEALNKALRLIRSEPKSAVNSALSALPAPVIRA